A genomic stretch from Geothermobacter hydrogeniphilus includes:
- a CDS encoding NAD-dependent 4,6-dehydratase LegB, which produces MKGKQVLVTGADGFIGSHLTEQLVRQGARVRALSLYNSFNHWGWLESTDILDQVEVVCGDIRDPFFCKKITAGIDTVFHLAALIAIPYSYQAPASYIETNVNGTLNICQAALENGCRRMIQTSTSEVYGTARYVPIDENHPLQPQSPYSASKIGADAIAESYHRAFDLPLTIARPFNTYGPRQSARAVIPGIISQIAEGQPELRLGDLTPTRDFTFVDDTCRGLRALAASEATLGETVNIGSNDEISIGELARLIRDMMGSSITIVSDEQRLRPEKSEVFRLRCDNSKLRELTGFVPETSLKKGLERTIAWFTDERNLARYKGGIYNV; this is translated from the coding sequence ATGAAAGGGAAACAGGTCCTGGTAACTGGCGCTGACGGCTTCATCGGCTCACACCTGACAGAACAGCTGGTTCGCCAGGGAGCCCGGGTCCGGGCCCTTTCCCTGTACAACTCCTTCAATCATTGGGGCTGGCTGGAATCAACCGACATCCTCGACCAGGTCGAAGTTGTCTGTGGTGACATCCGTGACCCGTTTTTCTGCAAGAAAATCACCGCCGGCATTGATACCGTCTTTCACCTCGCCGCCCTGATCGCCATCCCCTACTCCTACCAAGCGCCGGCCAGCTACATCGAAACCAACGTCAACGGCACCCTCAATATCTGCCAGGCGGCCCTCGAAAACGGCTGCCGGCGGATGATCCAGACCTCGACCAGCGAGGTCTACGGCACCGCCCGCTACGTGCCGATCGACGAGAACCATCCGCTGCAGCCGCAATCCCCCTACAGCGCCAGCAAAATCGGCGCCGACGCCATCGCCGAGAGCTATCACCGCGCCTTCGACCTGCCCCTGACCATCGCCAGACCGTTCAATACCTATGGCCCGCGGCAATCCGCCCGCGCCGTCATCCCCGGCATCATCAGTCAGATTGCCGAAGGACAGCCGGAACTGCGTCTCGGCGACCTCACACCGACCCGAGATTTCACCTTCGTGGACGATACCTGCCGCGGCCTGCGGGCCCTGGCCGCCAGTGAAGCCACCCTCGGTGAAACGGTCAACATCGGCTCCAACGATGAAATTTCGATCGGCGAACTGGCGCGTCTGATCAGGGACATGATGGGCAGCAGCATCACCATCGTCAGTGATGAACAACGGCTGCGTCCTGAGAAGTCCGAGGTCTTCCGTCTCAGATGCGACAACAGCAAACTCAGGGAGCTGACCGGTTTTGTCCCCGAAACCAGCCTGAAAAAGGGGTTGGAGAGAACCATCGCCTGGTTCACCGATGAACGGAATCTCGCCCGCTACAAAGGGGGTATCTACAATGTGTAA
- the flgG gene encoding flagellar basal-body rod protein FlgG — translation MIKALSIAASGMEAQQLNMDVIANNLANVNTSGFKKSRADFQDLLYQTIRNAGGNTSSGTEIPTGIQVGLGTRTAAIQKIFTSGDITQTGNELDLAIEGPGFFQVEMPDGETVYTRAGTLKKDSTGRLVTSEGNPIVPQISIPENATRVTIHDDGTVEAFLDGSTEGTQVGNIELANFSNPAGLMSLGRNLLQETPASGAPTTGTPGLLGLGTISQGYIEGSNVSVMEEMVNMIAGQRAYEINSKAIKTADEMLQMTNNLV, via the coding sequence ATGATCAAGGCACTGTCGATTGCAGCCTCCGGCATGGAAGCGCAGCAACTCAACATGGACGTGATCGCCAACAACCTGGCCAATGTCAACACATCCGGGTTCAAGAAAAGCCGGGCCGATTTCCAGGATCTCCTCTACCAGACGATTCGCAATGCCGGCGGCAACACCAGCAGCGGTACCGAAATCCCGACCGGCATCCAGGTCGGACTGGGAACCCGCACCGCCGCGATACAGAAAATTTTCACCTCCGGCGACATCACCCAGACCGGCAATGAACTCGACCTGGCCATTGAGGGCCCCGGCTTTTTCCAGGTTGAGATGCCTGACGGCGAAACCGTTTACACCCGCGCCGGAACCCTGAAAAAGGACAGCACCGGTCGCCTGGTCACGTCCGAGGGCAATCCGATTGTGCCGCAGATCAGCATTCCCGAAAATGCCACCCGGGTCACCATCCATGACGACGGCACCGTCGAAGCGTTTCTCGACGGCAGTACCGAGGGCACGCAGGTGGGGAATATTGAACTGGCCAACTTCAGCAATCCGGCCGGATTGATGAGTCTCGGCCGCAACCTGCTGCAGGAAACCCCGGCCTCGGGCGCGCCGACCACCGGAACACCCGGTCTGCTCGGCCTCGGCACTATCTCCCAGGGGTATATCGAGGGCAGCAACGTCAGCGTCATGGAAGAGATGGTCAACATGATCGCCGGACAACGGGCCTACGAAATCAACTCCAAGGCGATCAAAACCGCGGATGAGATGCTGCAGATGACCAACAACCTTGTCTAG
- the flgM gene encoding flagellar biosynthesis anti-sigma factor FlgM has product MTVKLNTGKPVARLDHLDRRQKPDVKDKKSSIETRQTDQVKISAFAREAGQARESGPIRDSRRADRIAALKEQIADGSYQPDSRAVATSLLKHILKDR; this is encoded by the coding sequence ATGACCGTTAAACTGAATACCGGCAAGCCAGTTGCCCGTCTTGACCATCTTGACCGCCGACAGAAGCCGGACGTCAAGGATAAGAAATCCAGCATCGAAACGCGGCAGACCGACCAGGTCAAGATTTCGGCCTTTGCCCGCGAAGCCGGACAGGCCCGTGAGTCGGGCCCGATCCGTGACAGCCGACGGGCCGACAGGATCGCCGCGCTCAAGGAACAGATCGCCGATGGAAGCTACCAGCCCGACTCCCGGGCGGTCGCAACCAGCCTGCTCAAACACATTCTGAAGGATCGCTGA
- the flgA gene encoding flagellar basal body P-ring formation chaperone FlgA has translation MKLFITISSLLLILLGASASQALTVRFHPQAVVDGEDVTLGAIASITPAGKRSRSLAGISLAAAPAPGSELRMQSRDLWARLCRLEPDLAGADHQGADVVVIRRAGVPFGPRKVQTLLEKYLQSQQQRFPGMTLNLVNLQLPRPFVLPKGTLRTEIRPSDPDILHSRSFNILFRVEDRPVRNLTVRGQIEALAEVPTMIRDLPRGSILRATDLQLVRRNIVPMRNPCLDLNQLIGKKTRRSLRRGQPLTRSMVISPPVVKRGEIVTISLQHGGLSISTRGIARHNGEIGDTIPVRNSNSQRDILCKVIAPGQVKVGF, from the coding sequence ATGAAACTCTTTATCACGATCTCAAGTCTGCTGCTGATTCTGCTGGGAGCATCCGCAAGCCAGGCCCTGACGGTCCGGTTTCACCCTCAGGCCGTTGTAGACGGCGAGGATGTCACCCTCGGCGCCATTGCCTCGATCACTCCCGCGGGAAAAAGATCCCGCAGCCTGGCGGGAATAAGTCTGGCCGCCGCTCCCGCCCCCGGCAGCGAACTGCGAATGCAGAGCCGCGACCTCTGGGCCAGGCTGTGCAGGCTCGAACCGGACCTGGCCGGCGCCGACCACCAGGGGGCCGATGTTGTCGTCATTAGACGCGCCGGTGTCCCGTTTGGACCGCGGAAGGTGCAGACCCTGCTGGAAAAATACCTGCAATCCCAGCAGCAACGCTTCCCCGGCATGACGCTCAACCTGGTCAACCTCCAGTTGCCGCGTCCCTTCGTGCTGCCGAAAGGCACACTGCGCACCGAAATCAGACCGTCCGACCCGGACATCCTTCACAGCCGCAGCTTCAATATCCTGTTCCGGGTTGAAGACCGGCCGGTCAGGAACCTGACCGTTCGCGGCCAGATCGAAGCACTGGCCGAGGTGCCGACCATGATTCGCGACCTGCCGCGAGGATCGATTCTCAGGGCGACTGATCTGCAGTTGGTACGCCGAAATATCGTGCCGATGCGCAACCCTTGTCTCGACCTGAACCAGCTGATCGGCAAGAAAACCCGACGCAGCCTGCGCCGGGGACAGCCGCTGACACGCTCGATGGTGATCTCACCGCCGGTCGTCAAACGAGGCGAAATAGTAACCATCTCTCTGCAGCACGGCGGCCTCAGCATTTCAACCAGAGGGATCGCCCGGCACAACGGGGAAATCGGCGACACCATCCCGGTCCGCAACAGCAATTCGCAACGGGACATTCTCTGCAAGGTGATTGCTCCCGGCCAGGTCAAAGTGGGGTTCTGA
- a CDS encoding flagellar basal body L-ring protein FlgH has product MNKLMILCFPLLLAACATTKPPEPLRQSPAVQSRQYPPAEQRKPTGSIWADRGSDLFTDLKARRVGDILTVAIFEKASASKEATTATDRTSTASADITKFFRFEKDLANLASGIDPSNLISASYKNDFEGNGKTTRKEDLIATLTTQVIEVLPNGNLRIEGNKAVTVNEETQYIQLTGLVRQSDITPGNIIDSKYILDARIAYTGKGVVSDKQRPGWMTRVLDNVWPF; this is encoded by the coding sequence ATGAACAAGCTGATGATTCTCTGTTTCCCCCTGCTGCTTGCCGCCTGCGCGACGACGAAGCCTCCCGAACCCCTGCGTCAGTCGCCGGCGGTACAGTCCCGCCAGTACCCCCCGGCCGAACAGCGCAAACCGACCGGGTCGATCTGGGCGGATCGCGGCAGTGACCTGTTCACCGACCTCAAGGCCCGTCGGGTCGGCGACATCCTCACCGTGGCCATTTTCGAGAAAGCCAGTGCCAGCAAGGAAGCGACCACGGCCACCGACCGCACCAGCACCGCTTCGGCGGACATCACCAAATTTTTCCGTTTCGAAAAGGATCTCGCCAACCTCGCCAGCGGGATCGACCCGAGCAACCTGATCAGTGCCAGTTACAAGAACGATTTCGAAGGGAACGGTAAAACCACCCGCAAGGAAGACCTGATCGCCACCCTGACCACCCAGGTGATCGAAGTTCTTCCCAATGGCAACCTGCGCATCGAAGGGAACAAGGCGGTCACTGTCAACGAAGAAACCCAGTACATCCAGTTGACCGGCCTGGTGCGCCAGAGCGACATCACCCCGGGCAATATCATCGACTCCAAGTATATTCTCGATGCCCGCATTGCCTATACCGGCAAAGGGGTCGTCAGCGACAAGCAGAGACCGGGCTGGATGACCAGGGTCCTGGATAATGTCTGGCCCTTCTGA
- the csrA gene encoding carbon storage regulator CsrA encodes MLVLTRKCGEGIIIGDDVKITVVDVRGGSIRIGIDAPRSKKIHRLEVYERIKTENRKATQWQPTDLQELTRKLDTTRKQPRP; translated from the coding sequence ATGCTCGTACTGACAAGAAAATGCGGCGAAGGAATCATCATCGGTGATGACGTCAAAATCACCGTGGTCGATGTTCGCGGCGGCAGCATCCGGATCGGCATCGACGCGCCGCGCAGCAAAAAAATCCATCGTCTCGAAGTCTATGAACGCATCAAAACCGAAAACAGGAAGGCGACCCAATGGCAGCCGACGGATCTGCAGGAATTAACCAGGAAACTCGACACCACCAGAAAGCAGCCCCGGCCATGA
- the flgK gene encoding flagellar hook-associated protein FlgK has protein sequence MGGLLAALNASKTSITTQQKAMEVVGNNIANVNTPGYSRQTPTLTPFPTLSMGDFFIGQGVRVSSIERAGDAFLTKQIQTKTADLGMESSKASPLASVERTLPVDDTGVAAEIDRFFDAWQELSTNPDGRVERDLVMQHGGLVADAFLNTYNDLQSVSTNIDNALVSKIDGVNLKLNQVAELNNRIATVELSGNNANSDRDRRDQLVKELANSLGVQALEDSRHMVMLQLPGGLPLVEGTEALQIEGVPTGSTLKLQLKLGSTIIDLPREGMGGEFRGLLDIRDQLVPDLQGRLDQLAYDFATAINTQHRAGSGLDGISGRDFFNQPAAVAGAATSLSMAFSNNDFVAAGATMAPGDNTNALQIAGLKATPMVNGQDSYTAWYGKMAATVGMEASQNELSLSGLEDTLTQLNNVRDSTVGVSLEEEMISLIQYQKGFEASAKFLGTVDEMMDSILMIKR, from the coding sequence ATGGGCGGTCTGCTTGCGGCACTGAACGCATCCAAGACCTCGATCACCACCCAGCAGAAGGCGATGGAGGTCGTCGGCAACAATATTGCCAACGTCAACACGCCCGGATATTCCCGCCAGACGCCGACCCTGACGCCCTTCCCCACCCTTTCCATGGGTGATTTCTTTATCGGCCAGGGGGTGCGGGTCAGTTCCATCGAACGCGCCGGCGACGCGTTTCTGACCAAACAGATCCAGACCAAAACCGCTGATCTCGGCATGGAAAGTTCCAAGGCGAGCCCGCTGGCAAGTGTCGAACGCACCCTGCCGGTCGACGACACCGGCGTCGCCGCCGAAATCGACCGGTTCTTCGATGCCTGGCAGGAACTCTCGACCAACCCTGACGGCCGTGTCGAACGCGATCTGGTGATGCAGCATGGCGGACTGGTCGCCGACGCCTTCCTCAACACCTACAATGACCTGCAGAGCGTATCGACCAACATCGACAACGCCCTGGTCTCGAAAATCGACGGGGTCAACCTGAAATTGAACCAGGTGGCCGAACTCAACAACCGTATCGCCACCGTCGAGCTTTCCGGCAACAACGCCAACTCGGATCGCGACCGACGTGACCAGCTGGTCAAGGAACTGGCCAACTCGCTGGGCGTTCAGGCCCTGGAAGACAGCCGCCACATGGTCATGCTGCAATTGCCCGGCGGTCTGCCGCTGGTCGAAGGCACCGAGGCGCTGCAGATCGAAGGAGTACCGACCGGCAGCACCCTCAAGCTGCAGTTGAAACTGGGCAGCACCATCATCGACCTGCCGCGCGAAGGAATGGGTGGAGAATTTCGCGGGCTGCTCGATATCCGTGATCAGCTGGTTCCCGACCTGCAGGGCCGGTTGGACCAGCTGGCCTATGATTTCGCCACGGCGATCAACACCCAGCATCGGGCCGGAAGTGGTCTCGACGGCATCAGTGGTCGTGATTTCTTCAACCAGCCGGCAGCCGTTGCCGGAGCCGCGACCTCCCTGTCCATGGCCTTCAGCAACAACGATTTCGTCGCCGCCGGAGCGACCATGGCGCCGGGAGACAACACCAACGCCCTGCAGATTGCCGGGCTGAAAGCGACACCGATGGTCAACGGCCAGGACAGTTATACCGCCTGGTACGGAAAAATGGCCGCCACGGTCGGCATGGAAGCGAGTCAGAACGAACTCTCCCTGTCCGGGCTGGAAGATACCCTGACCCAGTTGAACAACGTCAGGGATTCAACCGTCGGCGTTTCCCTGGAAGAGGAAATGATTTCCCTGATCCAGTACCAGAAGGGTTTCGAAGCTTCCGCCAAATTCCTCGGTACCGTCGACGAAATGATGGACAGCATCCTGATGATCAAGAGGTAA
- a CDS encoding flagellar assembly protein FliW has protein sequence MKINGTRFGDIEYSSENTIHFPDGLIGFEDLHDFIVMPNRQESPLFWIQSVDDADIAFLLTDPNNFFLDYNVVPDKTEQGKLKVSGADECYALAVVTIHDDKSVTLNLAAPIIFSPETNRAIQVILEGAPYNTRTPLPQIAS, from the coding sequence ATGAAGATCAATGGAACCCGCTTCGGCGATATTGAATACAGTTCGGAAAACACCATCCACTTTCCGGACGGGCTGATCGGCTTTGAGGACCTGCACGACTTCATCGTCATGCCGAACCGACAGGAAAGCCCCCTGTTCTGGATTCAGAGCGTTGACGATGCCGATATCGCCTTTCTGCTCACCGATCCGAACAACTTCTTTCTCGACTACAACGTGGTCCCGGACAAGACCGAGCAGGGCAAACTCAAGGTGTCCGGCGCGGATGAATGCTATGCCCTGGCGGTGGTGACGATCCACGATGACAAATCGGTGACTCTCAACCTGGCGGCTCCGATCATCTTCTCGCCGGAGACCAACCGGGCCATTCAGGTCATCCTCGAAGGGGCCCCCTACAACACCCGCACGCCGTTGCCGCAGATCGCGTCCTGA
- the flgL gene encoding flagellar hook-associated protein FlgL, with protein sequence MKATMGTTYHTLLAHLNRINRTLEDLRVQSATGKKINKPSDDPSAIRPMLNARTQIKSSDRFIRTMDSGLDQINSMDGHLSHMNDVLVRLKEISIASINDSLDSQNRLTYAEEVKQLRQEMYDSANAQLDGKYLFSGFQVHTKPFVDNPAYDPVLDPRPVLYNGDSGEFNLEIGPSEKAKINLTGNELLMGDADFDGVTDPGAVDIFAVMASVEQALRNNDPAAVSGQLDNIETGLEQIRSNQSLMGNAGRRLETAKDRMEQTNIQMQTILSRYEDADLVETITNMTQQETALQAALSVTGRLSQLSILNYV encoded by the coding sequence ATGAAAGCAACCATGGGCACCACCTATCATACGCTCCTTGCTCATCTCAACCGGATCAACCGCACCCTTGAAGACCTTCGTGTCCAGAGCGCCACCGGCAAGAAGATTAACAAACCCTCGGACGATCCGTCAGCCATCCGTCCGATGCTGAACGCGCGGACCCAGATCAAGAGCTCGGACCGTTTCATCCGCACCATGGATTCCGGCCTCGACCAGATCAACAGCATGGACGGGCACCTGTCGCACATGAACGACGTGCTGGTGCGGCTTAAGGAAATTTCCATCGCCTCCATCAATGACAGTCTCGATTCCCAGAACCGGCTCACCTACGCCGAAGAGGTCAAACAGCTGCGCCAGGAGATGTACGACAGCGCCAATGCCCAGCTTGACGGCAAATATCTTTTTTCCGGGTTCCAGGTTCACACCAAGCCCTTTGTCGACAATCCGGCCTACGACCCGGTACTCGACCCGCGGCCGGTGCTCTACAACGGCGACAGCGGTGAATTCAACCTGGAAATCGGACCTTCGGAGAAGGCCAAGATCAACCTGACCGGCAACGAGCTGCTGATGGGCGATGCCGATTTCGACGGTGTTACCGACCCCGGCGCGGTCGATATCTTCGCGGTCATGGCGTCCGTCGAACAGGCGCTGCGCAACAATGACCCGGCCGCCGTCAGCGGCCAGCTCGACAATATCGAAACAGGCCTGGAACAGATTCGCAGCAACCAGAGCCTGATGGGAAACGCCGGAAGGCGGCTGGAGACCGCCAAGGACCGGATGGAGCAGACCAATATTCAGATGCAGACCATCCTGTCCCGCTACGAAGATGCCGACCTGGTCGAAACCATCACCAACATGACCCAGCAGGAAACGGCTCTGCAGGCGGCCCTTTCGGTCACCGGGCGCCTTTCGCAATTGTCAATTCTCAATTATGTCTGA
- a CDS encoding N-acetylneuraminate synthase family protein — protein MSECVSVDGIPIGNGHPCYFMAEIAGNFGNEEEAVRIVDAAVRAGARAIKFQTLDPETITTRSNRFDMEAVGTRLQYEVFAETATPETLQLFLVDYCRRRNITVFSAPSHLKDLDLISRFDSPAYKIGSDLATHIPLLRELATTGKPIFLSTGMCTMAEVETSVNAIQQAGSSPVLLFHCVSNYPGNPAEQNLLAMVAMKEKFGLPTGFSDHTIGIDIARAAIALGADMIERHFWVEGNLEGPDRPISSDEKEFSRLVQSSHYIAAARGNGVKKPTPDELRNMRTNRVSIIVMEDIAAGSLLTAANLDIRRPGDGLPPRMWDEVIGCRAATHLKAEQPLRPEHISRE, from the coding sequence ATGTCTGAATGCGTATCGGTCGATGGCATTCCAATCGGAAACGGCCATCCCTGCTACTTCATGGCGGAAATCGCCGGCAATTTCGGCAACGAGGAAGAAGCTGTCAGGATCGTCGATGCCGCCGTCAGAGCGGGCGCCAGGGCGATCAAGTTCCAGACCCTCGACCCCGAAACCATCACCACCCGCTCCAACCGCTTCGACATGGAGGCGGTCGGCACCCGGCTGCAGTACGAAGTCTTTGCCGAAACCGCAACTCCGGAAACTCTGCAGCTCTTCCTGGTCGACTATTGTCGACGCCGCAACATCACGGTCTTCTCGGCACCCAGTCACCTCAAAGACCTGGACCTGATCTCCCGCTTCGACAGCCCGGCCTACAAAATCGGCTCCGACCTGGCGACCCATATCCCCCTGCTGCGGGAACTGGCAACGACCGGCAAACCGATCTTCCTGTCGACCGGCATGTGTACCATGGCCGAGGTTGAAACCTCCGTCAACGCGATTCAGCAGGCCGGCAGCAGCCCGGTGCTGCTGTTCCACTGCGTCTCCAACTACCCGGGCAACCCCGCCGAACAGAACCTGCTGGCGATGGTGGCCATGAAGGAAAAGTTCGGCTTGCCGACCGGTTTCTCCGATCATACCATCGGCATCGACATCGCTCGGGCGGCCATCGCCCTCGGCGCCGACATGATTGAACGGCATTTCTGGGTGGAAGGCAACCTGGAGGGTCCGGATCGGCCTATCTCTTCGGATGAAAAGGAATTTTCTCGATTGGTACAGTCCTCGCATTATATCGCTGCAGCAAGGGGGAACGGAGTCAAAAAACCGACTCCCGACGAATTGCGCAACATGCGGACCAACCGGGTCAGCATCATCGTCATGGAGGATATCGCGGCCGGATCGCTGCTGACCGCCGCCAACCTCGATATCCGCCGCCCCGGCGACGGACTGCCGCCCCGGATGTGGGACGAGGTCATCGGTTGCCGGGCGGCAACCCATCTCAAGGCCGAGCAGCCTTTGCGGCCGGAGCATATCAGCAGGGAGTGA
- a CDS encoding nucleotidyltransferase family protein, with protein sequence MCKRAVILAGGQGTRLRPYTVVLPKPLMPVGDYPILEVIIRQLSHFGFKHITLAVNHQAEIIKAYFGEGDKWGIRIDYSLENIPLSTMAPLKLIDDLPENFLVMNGDILTDLNFGLFYKYHVSHKHLFTISAFNRTQCSEYGVLEVDEQDCLCGFREKPVINYDVSMGIYMLNRRALDFIPDAKPYGFDHLMYDMIKARKLPRIKRFDGYWLDIGRADDYIQAIEEFDQLKARFLPCYS encoded by the coding sequence ATGTGTAAACGAGCTGTCATCCTCGCCGGCGGCCAGGGAACCCGTCTGCGTCCCTACACCGTGGTGCTGCCGAAACCGCTGATGCCGGTCGGCGACTACCCGATCCTCGAAGTGATCATTCGCCAGTTGTCCCATTTCGGCTTCAAACACATCACCCTGGCGGTCAACCACCAGGCGGAAATCATCAAGGCCTATTTCGGTGAAGGGGACAAGTGGGGTATCAGGATCGACTACTCCCTGGAGAACATCCCGTTGAGCACCATGGCCCCGCTGAAGCTGATTGACGACCTGCCGGAAAACTTCCTGGTGATGAACGGCGACATCCTCACCGACCTCAATTTCGGCCTCTTCTACAAGTACCACGTCAGTCACAAGCATCTGTTCACCATCTCCGCCTTCAACCGCACCCAATGCAGCGAATACGGGGTGCTGGAAGTCGATGAACAGGACTGCCTGTGCGGATTCAGGGAAAAGCCGGTGATCAACTACGATGTCAGCATGGGCATCTACATGCTCAACCGCAGGGCTCTCGACTTCATCCCTGACGCGAAGCCCTACGGTTTCGACCACCTGATGTACGACATGATCAAGGCCCGCAAACTGCCCCGCATCAAGCGCTTCGACGGTTACTGGCTCGACATCGGCCGGGCTGACGATTACATCCAGGCGATCGAGGAATTCGATCAGCTGAAGGCCCGTTTCCTGCCATGCTACTCCTGA
- a CDS encoding rod-binding protein — protein MRINNALPVVSLSRIDAAASAGREEKLRAACREFEALFMQQMLKGMRATIPQSGLLEKDASHDMYTDLLDAQVARGVAEQHGGMGIANALYRQLQKLEHGPVSPLPKESPIRTDRSGGG, from the coding sequence ATGAGAATCAATAACGCATTGCCCGTTGTCTCTCTCAGCCGCATCGATGCCGCCGCATCTGCCGGCAGGGAGGAAAAACTGCGGGCCGCCTGCCGGGAGTTCGAAGCCCTGTTCATGCAGCAGATGCTGAAAGGCATGCGGGCCACAATCCCGCAGAGCGGACTGCTTGAAAAGGACGCCTCTCACGACATGTATACCGATCTGCTTGATGCCCAGGTCGCCCGCGGGGTGGCCGAGCAGCATGGCGGGATGGGGATCGCCAATGCCCTCTATCGGCAATTGCAGAAACTTGAACACGGCCCCGTGAGTCCGTTGCCAAAAGAATCGCCGATCAGAACGGATAGATCAGGGGGGGGGTAA
- a CDS encoding flagellar basal body P-ring protein FlgI translates to MRTMKWLIILLLFLPGTLQAARIKDIARLEGVRYNQLVGYGLVVGLNGTGDSYSTEFTTQTLVNMLERMGVTVDRNKVKVDNVAAVMVTSELPPFTKPGNKIDVTISSIGDAESIAGGTLLMTPLKGPDGKVYAVAQGPVVVGALSFGGKAAKVQKNHPTAGRIPGGALVEREVPFHLPSSDKLTYRVEETDFTTVSHIADAINRRFGPNTSRPVDGASVTIRVPDDYRGRMVKFLSEVEALDVKTDSPARIVVNEKTGTIVMGQDVRIDTVAVSHGNLSLVISESADVSQPAPFASRGRTVAVPKTDIEVNEEDGELVVMNMGVSISEIAQALNAIGASPRDLIAILQAIKAAGALHAELVVL, encoded by the coding sequence ATGCGTACCATGAAATGGCTGATCATACTTCTGCTGTTCCTCCCCGGAACTCTGCAGGCGGCGCGAATCAAGGATATCGCTCGGCTCGAAGGGGTGCGTTACAACCAGCTGGTCGGCTACGGCCTGGTGGTCGGACTCAACGGCACCGGTGACAGCTATAGCACCGAGTTCACCACCCAGACCCTGGTCAACATGCTCGAGCGGATGGGAGTCACGGTTGATCGCAACAAGGTGAAGGTCGACAATGTCGCCGCCGTCATGGTCACGAGCGAACTCCCGCCCTTCACCAAACCGGGCAACAAAATAGATGTCACCATCTCCTCCATCGGTGACGCCGAGTCGATTGCCGGCGGCACCCTGCTGATGACACCTCTCAAGGGACCGGACGGCAAGGTCTACGCCGTCGCCCAGGGACCGGTGGTGGTCGGTGCTCTCTCCTTCGGCGGCAAGGCGGCCAAGGTACAGAAGAACCATCCCACCGCGGGACGGATTCCCGGCGGCGCACTGGTGGAAAGAGAGGTCCCCTTCCACCTGCCGAGCAGCGACAAGCTCACCTACCGGGTTGAAGAAACAGACTTCACCACGGTCAGCCACATTGCCGACGCCATCAACCGCCGCTTTGGTCCGAACACCTCCCGTCCCGTCGACGGTGCCAGTGTCACGATTCGGGTCCCCGATGACTACCGCGGCCGGATGGTCAAGTTCCTTTCCGAAGTCGAAGCCCTAGATGTCAAAACCGACAGCCCGGCGCGCATCGTGGTCAATGAAAAAACCGGCACCATCGTCATGGGACAGGACGTCCGGATCGACACCGTGGCCGTGTCCCACGGCAACCTCAGCCTGGTGATCAGCGAGTCGGCCGATGTATCGCAACCGGCACCCTTTGCCAGCCGCGGCCGAACCGTCGCCGTTCCGAAAACCGATATCGAGGTCAACGAGGAGGACGGCGAACTGGTGGTGATGAACATGGGCGTCAGCATTTCGGAAATCGCCCAGGCGCTGAACGCCATCGGCGCCTCGCCGCGTGACCTGATCGCCATCCTGCAGGCGATCAAGGCGGCCGGAGCCCTGCACGCGGAACTGGTCGTTCTCTGA